The Flavobacterium marginilacus genome window below encodes:
- a CDS encoding anti-sigma factor, with the protein MKMNNENEKLDQLFENFDNQWDVHELDSQHSDRFSKKLALKKKKRNYSFIYAVAASVVVLLGVSLLYRNNDRSKELKFASKETKQTDSIFTVLIKNELEKIHEKKSPENEKIISDALKQMKLLDSDYDKIMHELEVNGESKPIIYAMISNLQTRISFLQSVLQRIEESEKLKNLNDEKTI; encoded by the coding sequence ATGAAAATGAATAATGAAAATGAAAAATTAGACCAGCTATTTGAAAATTTTGATAATCAGTGGGATGTTCATGAATTGGACAGCCAGCATTCGGATAGGTTTTCAAAGAAACTGGCTCTTAAAAAGAAAAAAAGAAACTACAGTTTTATCTATGCTGTCGCTGCTTCAGTAGTTGTTTTGCTGGGTGTGTCATTATTGTATAGGAACAATGACAGATCAAAAGAATTGAAATTTGCCTCTAAAGAAACTAAACAGACAGATTCAATTTTTACCGTATTAATTAAGAATGAATTAGAAAAAATTCACGAGAAAAAATCTCCTGAAAATGAAAAAATTATTAGCGACGCTTTAAAACAAATGAAATTGTTGGATAGCGATTATGATAAAATTATGCATGAATTGGAAGTTAACGGCGAAAGCAAGCCTATTATTTATGCAATGATCAGTAATCTGCAGACACGGATTTCTTTTTTGCAGAGTGTTTTGCAGCGTATCGAAGAATCTGAAAAACTTAAAAATTTAAACGATGAAAAAACAATTTAA
- a CDS encoding RNA polymerase sigma factor yields the protein MNLTHQNIEDLITLCKENNQKAQFEIYNRYCKAMYNVAYRIVKDEHFAEDVMQEGFLKAFTKINDFKQEVAFGAWLKRIIVNYSIDFYKKNNQFKTEDFEKTLYKLEENDNDREEKLDFNDLKVKQVLDAIQSLKYNYSMVLTLFYIEGYDQEEISEILKISYANCRTTLSRAKESLRKKLNEL from the coding sequence TTGAATTTGACCCACCAAAATATCGAAGATTTAATTACGCTCTGCAAAGAGAATAATCAGAAAGCACAATTTGAGATTTATAATCGCTATTGCAAGGCGATGTATAATGTGGCCTATAGAATTGTGAAAGATGAGCATTTTGCTGAAGACGTTATGCAGGAAGGTTTTTTGAAGGCATTTACCAAAATAAATGATTTCAAACAGGAAGTTGCCTTTGGTGCTTGGCTGAAAAGGATTATAGTCAATTACAGCATCGATTTTTACAAAAAAAACAATCAATTTAAAACAGAAGACTTCGAAAAAACACTTTACAAACTAGAAGAAAACGATAATGACCGGGAAGAAAAATTAGATTTTAATGATTTAAAAGTTAAGCAGGTTCTGGATGCTATTCAGTCCTTGAAGTATAATTACAGCATGGTTTTAACTTTGTTTTATATAGAAGGTTACGACCAGGAGGAAATAAGCGAAATTCTTAAAATTAGTTATGCAAACTGTAGAACAACTTTGAGCAGAGCTAAAGAAAGCTTAAGAAAAAAATTAAATGAGTTATGA
- the lon gene encoding endopeptidase La: protein MSNHKILTIDNLSLQEFDSEAELIPLLTPEDEEEMNNEELPEFLPILPLRNTVLFPGVVIPISAGRDKSIKLINDANTDGKVIGVVAQINEDDEDPTFDDINKIGTVARILRVLKMPDGNVTVILQGKKRFEISEVVSETPYLKAKIKEVAEKRPAKKDTEFNAIIDSVKELAVKIISESPNIPTEATFAIKNIGSPSFLINFVSSNMNLSVKEKQDLLSINGLKERALETLRYMNIELQKLELKNDIQSKVRFDLDQQQREYFLHQQMKTIQEELGGVSQEEEMDEMSQKAKSKKWDEKTMKHFDKELSKMRRMNPQAPDFGIQRNYLELFLELPWGEFSKDNFDLKHAQKVLDKDHFGLEDVKKRMIEHLAVLKLRNDMKSPIICLTGPPGVGKTSIGRSVAEALGREYVRISLGGLRDEAEIRGHRKTYIGAMPGRIIQSLKKAGTSNPVFVLDEIDKLSSSHSGDPSSALLEVLDPEQNSAFYDNFLEMGYDLSKVMFIATSNNMAAIQPALIDRMEVIKMSGYTIEEKVEIARKHLFSKQLTAHGLKPKDLSIGKKQLEKIVEGYTRESGVRGLENKIAQIVRNAAKAVAMEEEYNKKVTDEDIIKVLGVPRLERDKYENNEVAGVVTGLAWTSVGGDILFIESLLSPGKGSMTITGNLGTVMKESATIALEYIKANAELLGLNPEVLNKYNIHLHVPEGATPKDGPSAGIAMLTSLVSLLSQKRVKKNLAMTGEITLRGKVLPVGGIKEKILAAKRANIKEIILCHENKSDIDEIKPEYLEGLTFHYVKEMSEVLELAITKDKVKNAKELK, encoded by the coding sequence ATGTCAAACCATAAAATACTCACTATTGACAATCTGTCACTTCAAGAATTTGATTCGGAAGCCGAATTAATTCCATTATTGACTCCAGAAGATGAGGAAGAAATGAATAATGAAGAATTACCGGAATTTTTACCTATTTTACCTTTACGCAATACCGTTTTGTTTCCGGGAGTAGTAATTCCAATTTCGGCTGGAAGAGATAAATCAATAAAATTGATAAACGACGCCAACACTGATGGAAAAGTAATTGGAGTAGTGGCTCAAATCAATGAAGACGATGAAGATCCTACCTTTGATGATATCAATAAAATTGGAACCGTAGCACGTATTCTTCGTGTTTTAAAAATGCCCGATGGGAATGTAACAGTTATCCTTCAGGGGAAAAAACGTTTCGAAATTTCTGAAGTAGTTTCGGAAACACCTTATTTAAAAGCAAAAATCAAAGAAGTTGCTGAAAAAAGACCTGCTAAAAAAGATACTGAATTCAATGCAATTATTGATTCAGTAAAAGAATTAGCGGTAAAAATTATCAGCGAAAGCCCAAATATTCCTACTGAAGCTACATTTGCTATAAAAAACATTGGAAGCCCTTCGTTTCTAATCAATTTTGTTTCTTCTAATATGAATTTATCAGTAAAGGAAAAACAAGATTTATTGTCGATTAATGGGCTGAAAGAACGTGCTTTGGAAACGCTTCGCTACATGAATATTGAGCTACAGAAACTAGAGCTTAAGAATGATATTCAGTCTAAAGTTCGTTTTGACTTAGACCAGCAGCAAAGAGAATATTTCCTTCATCAGCAGATGAAAACCATTCAGGAAGAATTGGGAGGTGTTTCGCAGGAGGAAGAAATGGACGAAATGAGCCAGAAGGCCAAAAGTAAAAAATGGGATGAAAAAACAATGAAGCATTTTGATAAAGAATTGTCAAAAATGCGCAGAATGAATCCACAGGCTCCTGATTTTGGTATTCAAAGAAATTATTTAGAATTATTTTTAGAATTGCCTTGGGGTGAATTCTCAAAAGATAATTTTGATTTAAAACACGCTCAAAAAGTATTAGATAAAGATCATTTTGGTTTGGAAGATGTCAAAAAGAGAATGATCGAACATTTGGCCGTGCTTAAATTAAGAAACGATATGAAGTCGCCAATTATCTGTTTAACAGGACCTCCAGGTGTTGGTAAAACATCGATTGGGCGATCTGTTGCTGAGGCATTGGGAAGAGAATATGTTCGCATCTCATTAGGCGGACTGCGTGATGAAGCCGAAATCCGCGGACATAGAAAAACGTATATTGGTGCAATGCCAGGAAGAATCATTCAGAGTTTAAAGAAAGCCGGAACTTCAAATCCTGTATTTGTTTTGGACGAAATTGATAAATTATCTTCCAGCCATAGCGGTGATCCATCATCTGCATTATTAGAGGTTTTGGATCCAGAGCAAAACAGTGCTTTTTATGATAATTTCCTTGAAATGGGCTACGATTTATCCAAAGTAATGTTCATCGCCACTTCTAATAATATGGCAGCAATTCAGCCTGCATTGATTGACCGTATGGAAGTCATAAAAATGTCAGGTTACACTATTGAAGAAAAAGTTGAAATTGCCAGAAAACATTTGTTCTCAAAACAATTGACAGCTCATGGACTTAAACCAAAAGATTTGTCTATTGGCAAAAAACAATTAGAAAAAATCGTAGAAGGTTACACACGTGAATCAGGTGTACGCGGTCTGGAAAATAAAATTGCTCAGATTGTCCGTAACGCAGCCAAAGCAGTAGCGATGGAAGAGGAATACAATAAAAAAGTTACAGACGAAGATATTATAAAAGTCTTAGGTGTTCCAAGACTGGAAAGAGACAAATACGAAAATAACGAAGTGGCTGGTGTAGTAACTGGTCTTGCCTGGACTAGCGTGGGAGGTGATATTTTATTTATTGAGTCTTTACTTTCACCTGGGAAAGGCTCAATGACTATTACAGGAAATTTAGGCACTGTAATGAAAGAATCAGCCACAATTGCTTTAGAATACATTAAGGCAAACGCTGAATTACTGGGATTGAATCCAGAAGTATTGAATAAATACAACATTCATTTACACGTACCGGAAGGAGCTACACCAAAAGACGGACCAAGTGCCGGAATCGCCATGCTGACATCATTGGTTTCTTTACTTTCTCAAAAAAGAGTTAAGAAAAACTTGGCTATGACAGGAGAAATTACTTTGAGAGGAAAAGTACTGCCTGTTGGCGGAATTAAAGAAAAAATACTGGCAGCCAAAAGAGCCAATATTAAAGAAATCATTTTATGCCACGAAAACAAAAGCGACATTGATGAAATCAAACCCGAATATCTAGAAGGTCTAACTTTTCACTATGTTAAAGAAATGAGCGAAGTTTTAGAATTAGCCATTACAAAAGACAAAGTTAAAAACGCAAAAGAGTTGAAATAA